TGTCATCAATATGGTGTTCGTGGGAAagttaaaatagaaaaaagaatatatttgtgaatataAATCCAAATGAAGTCAAATATCAATATAGATATACATCAGGACTGGCGAGCGCTCGTTTTGCGATGTACTGACtattgaatttgaatttgattgtTCATAtgatacatatgtgtatgcagGAGGTCGGTAGatggggtgtgtgtgtgtgtgtgtgtatatatatatatatgtatatgtaaacttgGGTCTGAGCACAGCAGGAATATGGGTCTTTATTGATATTTCCCTACTCCTTATACTTTATAGCATGGGCGCTTATTTGGCTCTGAGCCTGGATGAATAGTGTTTTGACACTATTCAAAACCTACGCCTCACTGACCTAGGTCATTAACTGTTAGTTGTCATTTCCCAAGCATTCGCATCCAAAAATGCTGCATATATATGGTTTTCACTTTAGCATAGATATAAAGCGCAACAATATAAGCAGGATATTTTCGTTCATGCTTTTTGATTTAAGTGAAGTGATGCAGAAGTTCTCGtgtattaaaataaagtaaatattaaGGGTGTTATCTCAATGTTCAGCATGTATTGAACTATGGCACTCACGCACCTATTAAATATCCTACAgacaagctctttggtagtctTGCTACCAAATCTGTATGTTACTAATGGCTAACATTTGGTTGTGAAGGTTTTGCCTAACACGTTGAGttcattaattatttgattcgtgtcttgtatatatatatatatagtgtatatatatatatatatatatagtgtatgtgTGTAAGATTGCTCTCTTGACGGAAAGCTCAGCGTACAGGATACAGTAAGCTACATCGCAAATTTTCtgtatggataacaacttctgatttatttcttgcaACATTTTGATGTACATTAATTCTAACATGGGTATCAGTAGCAGGTTAGAAGTTAAGGGTCAAATGGCATTTTCAACATTTAAAGgtaaaaaattatatatgcctctcaaaaaatgcataaaaactCACTATTTTATCGTGGCCTTTTGTATCTAGAGATGTGTAAATTCTACCAAATGCACtacacacacaaatgaaagGAGCTGGGAAACTTAAGCTTTCATGGTAGCTAGACTTGCTTAAACTTGTCCATATGTAAACCATTAAAAGTAGTGAAGGCTGTCTAATGTTCTGTGTATTGTCAGTCGGGTTATAGCCATAGAAGTTTGTTAAACTAAATAGTgcatcaaaagtaagttccccccaaaaATGTGTTCGGCATTTTTCATAGTATTTGCCCAATCGTCGTGAAATATTGCACACAGTATTTCTGTAATCAAGTCAACACACTGTAGCAAGGATTACTGTGTAGATAAAGATGAGCTTCAATGATCATTATGATCAGTGATCATGATCATTGtcgaattttgaaaattttagatTGTCGTAAAAGATGGCAATGGATTTCTTTTTATGGACGATAATGCTCTTCCACATTGTGCCAGTGATAAATGTCTGAACATGAAGGCATTGAGCACACGTAATGGCTCACCAATTCTCCGGATCTCAATCTCATTGAACATTTGTGGGACCAGTTGAAACAATTGGTGCATCATGTTACGATGGTGTCAGATCTTGAGGACATCTGTTTCAGAGGTGGTTATTCGTCCCTTAAAATCCGATCAGACCCTTCATTAACACAATGTGAGCTCACTGTTCAGTGTGATACAGAAGCATGGTGGTTACATCAGATGTTAACATTATCTGGTGGTACAGAATTTATCTTCAATCTCCTCGTGAAATCATCAAAAGTCCAACTGATAATGCGTTTGCGCATGCTCATTGGAGGTCATCTGTATCTACATGGTAATCTTCACAATGATTGGGCAAATATCTTGGTAcatgtcaaaaacatttttgtttttttgttttttttctgggaacttttgatgcactgtttaAAAAGATACCATTTTAATGGGCCGCTCTGGATCGGCATTGTTAGTATATTTTTCCTTTGAGCCAGCTGTTTATAAACTATACTACAGTTTGGAGTTAAGTTTGCAGGGATCTTGTTACTGGGATATACAACACAGTTTGTGCAATGTAATTTCAAGTTGCTTCCGCTAAATGTTCTTGGAGTGGTGGGTGTGGGGCTTCTTATGGCAGTGTTGAGGTGCTGGTCTTTGAATCACCAGGACGCCCAAAAGAAGTATTTCAAACCAGCCCTTGGACAGGGAATCTCCCTAGCCCCCATCACCCATGGTCCTCTTGGCCTTGGTTATGGTGGCAAACTACGGTTGACAATACTTTTAATACTGTTCAGTTTCCATAATCCATATACCTGACTGACATAAttattttggtgaaatattcttgatttgtTAAACCCTGAATCCATTAACTTGTATTAGTGTGCATTTGCTCACTTTACAAAAGTATATCTTGTTAAATGCCATTTACCTGTCCTAACAAATTCTGTGGAGACAGCAgttttgtttgaagttttacaacctctttgtgtttaaatttgtttgaaCAGACATCCAACAACATGTTGTTCTGCTGCCGAGATGATGTCCGTCCTGTTCTTTCACACCATGAAATACAAAGTAGAGAAGCCAAGAGATCCGTCCAGCGACAGATTTGTTCTCTCCAAGGTAGGTCTGTGGATAGTCAAATTTTATAATGAAGGATTTCAACCAATTTGTGAAGGTGATACATGTTTTCTGCTTGTACATGAAGTCCAAAAGCACAGAGTGCTGTAATTGCAACAATTGTTCATTGGTCACTGGTAATCACCCATTTAATATGAAGCATTGTGGAACTGTCCTACTGTAattcaacttttttgcatgtttgcaaaatgtttattcaggcatactCTGAGGgtattgttctgtgtagactgataaaattatattacatttttcttgtgaaatccTGAAATTGGCAAACACCTCTTTagttttgtctacaaaatcaaattaaaaatgtgcataaattgcacagatGGAGCTGTGGGTTGCTGGTGTAAATGGTGTCATTGTTAGGGCATTCTTGCGAGGCAGCgctgtacatgtttacaatggGAATGGCCAGCTTCAAAGACATATATGTTTAactgaaatgtacatttgtgaaatacatgtaccacagaaaCAATTAAAAATTTATTGAACAAAGCTAACAATTACATTTTGGAGTGTGTATGGTGGTGTGCAGCAAAGCCTGTTGGATGTGTTTAAAGTCAGCATGTTAAGACggacaggttgctgacacagtTCTGTAGACTATTAATTAGTCCCTGACAGCTCAATAGGGTGAATGTTCAAATCCAGActtagacagggaatttgtagatcccGCTGTCTGTGTGACATTGGAGATAACAAGTGAGTCCATGGCTCCTAACATTTTATTGAAGACCACACTCTTGTATAGCAAGCAAACAAGTCAAATCTTATCCGGCCTGAGCTAATAGCAGCGCCTTTTCTGACTGGCCCACTatgaatattgaaatattttttaaggaATAAAACTCCAGTGAAATATTTCCAGTTGTTGTGTAATGAAATCAAGTGTTTCATAGTGCTGCGATTTGGCTGCGCATGAACTCGTGAAGTGGcactaagccataatcattcattcattcctgcCTGCCTTTGCAATGCAGGGTCATGCAGCCCCCATTTTGTATGCTGCTTGGGCAGAGGCTGGACTGTTCCCTGTCGGGGATTTAGATAAGCTGCGCAAAACAGGTTGTGACTTGGAGGGACATCCAACACCAGTAAGTCTGAATTACAACCAGGTATATTGACCTTTCTGGAAGGACTGTATGCTCTGTGAATTCTCGACCTTTGGCTTTAAGACTTTTAACAAATATCTAAACTGCAgattaataatattaatttaaatgtCCAATCCCCTAGAccaaattatgtttttgtcagtgtcACTGATCTGACTTTCTTAGGTCAGTGTTCATatttttcttctgctttaatAAGGATAATTGAGCTACATTCTCATACATCTAATCCCTCAGAAGGAATGCCAATGTGGTCATTGAAAATAACCATTGATCAACTTCCCATAAGCccatattaatatttttgtccATGTAGCTTCATGCAAGGTATTCAGTATAAAGTATCCAATCTTTGTTATTGACAATTGACATATTGTGATAATCAAGGTGTAGAGAGGTTTTGGTGTTGGCAGGAGCATTTAACTGAAAGGAAAGGCAAGGTTTTCTGATTTTTGTTGTAGCGTTTAGACTTTGTGGATGTGGCTACAGGATCTCTTGGACAGGGATTGAGCTGTGCTGCTGGAATGGCCTACACCGGCAAATACTTCGACAAGGCCAGGTATGATGCCGCTATTATTGGAACCTATTATTTTGAACAATTCCTCTTTGCGTGATGTTGATTCATAGCCAGTATAGTGCTGCAAAACAGAGCCAGAAAAGACAACTGAATAATTTTCCTGTGTATGTGCAAAATAGCATTCTGTTTTCTGCTTGTTGTTAGTTTGAAGTAAGCCAAATTGCTGtcttttattaaataaaactaaattGCTGTGGCTACATAACGGTGAGATTTATAATGATAGTGTGCTTATGTTATTAAACAGAGGTAGTACATATACTACAGTCATAAATGTGTGAAATCAGTTGGCACCAAAAGCGTTTATCTTGAAAAGTCATTCCAGTAAACCATCCTTAGAGATGGAGCTAGAGAGGGttaatctgaaaatattttttctctgtaaaCAGGTATTTTATTTACCACTAGTGATCTTTGGTTAATTATTAGTATGGAAATGTTTTGAAGCTATCGCGTGTATTGCCTGTTGGGAGACGGGGAGACGGCAGAAGGATCAGTTTGGGAAGCTCTGGCATTCTGCAGCTACTACAAGCTGGACAACATTGTGGCTGTCTTCGACATCAACCGACTGGGACAGAGTGACCCCACGAGTGTACAGCATGACATGGACTGCTATAAAATCAGACTGGAAGCTTTAGGGTAAGCAGAGGGTTCAAAGGGCTTTAAACCTTAAATTATGGAAACTGAAACCAACTTTAAATCAAGTGTTGAAATGCATGAAAAAGCAGAGTGTTTTTCTAATTGGGCCTGGTAAAGCCTAGAAATTGAGAACCAGCGTGGCACACAAACTATCATCTGATCTACTGTATACAGACTACAGAACCAACCTGAGCTGCTGCTGATATTACAAGGACATGATCCTGGAGGAATTAGTTTTCAATATTGAAACGGATTGATGCACTTGTGTGTTTATGTGGAAAATTTACTTTACATACTTGTATAGCTGTAGTATATTTATTCTATGAAGTAGCCCGCAAAATGTGTATTTTGGCCTTGGAGTAACGCCTGTAAACTTGATGCGAGTCCTACCATTTGTTGAATAACGAAAAACACATGGGAAAAGTGTGGTGTTGAACTTTTAAGTTTATGAAAATACTGGTgacccaaaaaaataaaaaatgttcagCTGAACACAGCCAGTTCAAAAGTTTCAGAAAGTTCAGTTGTGCTTTGTAATGCCCATGGAGTTGCATACCTCGACATGTCTGAGTCTTCTCACCAAATTCACCATCAAATAGCACTGCAATCCCATGTAGTATGGTCTGTATTCACATTTGTGAACTGTCTTGTTCTCTCTTGTAGCTGGAATGTTGTAGTTGTAGATGGTCATGATGTTAGTGCGTTAGCTAAAGCTTTGGAGGACACAAAGTCTATATCTGGCAAACCTTGTGCGGTGCTGGGGAAGACCTTCAAAGGCAGGGGTGTGCCAGGTAAGACCTTACCAGTGTCTTGGTATTCTGCCATTAAACCCCAAAAAGGTGGGAGTAAAATTTTCATAGATAAACAGATTGAAGTTGCACAGAAACACTGAGATTAAGGAACTTGTGCAGataatagtgtacatgtatttcatatttccCAGTGTTGTACCTGCATCTTAATGCATTATGTGTAAACTGTTGAGGCATCTTTTTGTAGGTGTGGAGGACCAGATGAATTTCCATGGCAAACCGTTAGGAGAAAAGGGTGAAGTGGCCATTGCAGAACTGAAAAAGTTGATAAAAAACCCAGGGCCTTACAAAATCACTCCTCCAGCTCCAACAGATGATGCCAAAGAAGTGAAGAATTCGAAAATAACCCTGTCGGAACCTCCAAATTACCAAATGGGTGATGTGGTAAGTACTGAGCAAGAGTGTTTGGAAATTTGGGATTTATTTAACCACAATTACAGCACCCATGACATTAAACATACTTGGTGAGTGCAGTTAGCTCATCTACATAGTTGTTTTCCAATATTCAACAATAGGTGCATGTCCTTCATTTGGAGGAAGTGTAGTTCCAGCAGTGCTGTGTTAATTTAGTGATGGTCAGATACAAAGTTGATGCTCCATGCTAATTATTCATTCTTTTTTAGCCATAATACTGGCAGTCTGTAGCTTTGAGAATGTTTCCTAGATAAACTGCAttatgatttgaaattttgtataCAATTATTTTTCAGCTACCCATAAGAAATTCTTACGGAACAGCATTGGTGAAGATTGCCAAGAACAGTGATCAAATAGTTGCTCTGGATGGGGACATGAAGAATTCGACATTTTCACAGAAACTTGCAGTAAGTGACCACTTTTTTTCTACTTGGTGTTAAAATATGCCATTTTTATCCAGGAAAAGTTGTATTGattcaaacatgtcaaatttttttaacaggATGTGTATCCAAATAGGTTTGTGGAGTGCTTCATTGCTGAACAGAACATGGTGGGTGTAGCTGTTGGTTGTGGTACAAGAGGGCGCACTATTCCATTTGCCAGCACATTTGCATGTTTCTTAACCAGAGCCTTTGACCAAATCCGCATGGCTGCCATCTCTCAAGCTAATATCAAGTTCTGTGGGTCCCACTGTGGTGTCTCCATCGGTAAGACATTACATGTTAGACTAAAATTGAGATTTATTTGTAACCTAAAGTGTTTTCTGTAATTGCCATATGCATTTCCAGGTAACAACTGGTTAATGATTGTGCCACTTCGGCGATTTTGCGGCCATATCTTAGTGATCGATGTAGAGTGTAAAGACAGTGAAGCAAGAATTGCTTAAAAGATGTATGGTAAATCGTTTTCAGCTGTACACATGGGGATTCTTGATCTAAATAGTCGCTGTGTAGTATGAGCTGAGTGATTGGCCTGTCACTTTTGTTAAACTACTCGAACAAACCAGGTAAATTTAGCTGAAATGCTTTGTTGACAGGTGAGGATGGTCCGTCGCAAATGGCTCTAGAAGACATTGCAATGTTCAGGTCTATTCCGGGATCTACGGTATTTTACCCCAGCGACTCTGTGGCGATCGAGCGAGCAGTGGAGTTGGCGGCAAATACTACTGGAATCTGCTTCATCAGGGCAACTCGACCGGTTACTCCGATCATCTACAAAAATGACGAGGTGTTTCAAGTGGGCCAAGCAAAAGTAAGATCTCGGAAGACTCAACACTGAACTGACTTGTTGCATTGAAAGTTTGCAAACCTCGCCTGACTTTActatttcaaagttttcatttatttacaaggGTTAGCCTGATAATGAAGCTCAAGAATGTAATTCCACAAAGGAGAGGGCAAGTGTATATAGGAAacctttttcagttttaaaaatgcaCGTTCTGGCATACagaaacatattaaaaataatgaatgaCTTTTATGGCCAGGTGAAACATAGATTAAACTGTTGTCTAGGTTGTACGACAGAGCCCAGATGATAAGGTCACTGTGATTGGGGCCGGCATCACGCTGTCCGAGGCTATGAAGGCGGCGGACAAGCTGGCAGCATCGGGTGTGAAAATCACAGTTGTTGATCCATTCACAATTAAACCACTAGACGTAGACACCATCAAAGAAGCTGCTAAGAAGACTGGCGGGAGAATTGTTGTGGTGGAGGACCACTACCCGGAAGGTAAGTAGAACAGAATTGAAGGAGGTAATAACAGTATTGGCGCACATCTATTTTTCGTGATTATCAACTATTTAGCTCGACGGACTGACGGAACATAGCTGATTGCTAATGTGGGACCTTTCCCTCGCAATGGAGGCTTGGGTGCAATCTAAATTGGTCATTGTTCTATTTCTCTTCATGAATAACGTGTCCCCTTTATGTTAAAGAGATAATCTGGCCTGGCAAAAAGTTTCTTGACCAGATTCCAGTGTTTAACATTAGACTTCTAAGCTTGCTAAAATTGACCCATTGAAAGGATGAATGCAAGTCAACATCTTGAAGGAAGTGGGCCGCCGTCGcagaagtgaagtattcttgagtagggtgtaaaacaccattcgaATGAAAGAAGTGGACCAAAAACTCTTGCTACCGAGGTGTGAAGTTAAAGAAATGGACCTTGGAGAACTTGTGCAAATGTTCTTACCGAACAAAGTAACTCTCACGTACCTTTCGCATGGAGTATAAAACTTAGTTGAGCGCagttgtttctgtttttattcattttgtgtgtatttttgaaCATAAGCGTTTTTTAATTCTCAAGGTGGAATTGGTGAGGCTGTTTCAATGGCTCTGGGTTGCTGCCGGGACATAGTTATACGTCACCTAGCCGTTAGAGATGTACCACGAAGCGGAAAACCGGTGGAGCTGTTGGAGCTGTTTGGGATCAATGATGATGCAATTGTTAAGGCAGTGAACCAAATTCTGAAGGAATAAATCCGACATAACTCCCTATTTCACATTCCATACAGTTTTGTGACCATATATTAGTGCTACAATTTCGAgggtgttatttttttaaaacatttttgtgccTTAATGGTATCTTTTTATTGGTTTCTGTGCTCATGAAAGGAATCCACTCTTTGTTGTTGTACTCAATGAATTTCTTGTGGGGTTTAACATTAATAAATCGGTAAACAACAGAATCAATCATTTGTTATTTATGACAGTATTACTGGATATACTACGTGAAGATAAGTACAGTaccatataattaaagacttgcagcacagagtaaaaccagagcatcggcgacagtgtcatagctggcaaatggtcactagTAACCGATGAAaaatggcctcttgtcagtttacctctgtcaaggttttattccaactgttcatgtaaatgcataaatagtagcaatttacacgcccctaaGCGCAATGGCtcgagcagaattaggtaaaaaaaaaaaatgcagtgatgtttccAACTTATTAGACGTCcatggtctagaattactcaaaatgctgtgttgtcatcacattaaaacagcgcaaagggaccaggcctcggggatgcctggtccaccagcagaaccctggtttatgcaggagtacaatataattaaagacggacagcatggagtaaaaccagagcagtgacgacagtgtgatagctggcagatggtcacacataaccagtgaaaaaAAGGTATCTTGccagtttacttcagtcagggttttgttctaactgttcatgtaaatacaaaattcGTTCTTTAGAGGACACCTTATGCTATATACTTCCGTTGCTTCGGAAGGATTCTTGTCCAGTATGAGCATAAACACTGATCAAAGTCTACAATCGGGTAGAAGATGGGCGGACCTGTGGCGTTGAAAATGACTTAATGAGTTTTCTTTTCGCCAGAAGttaccaaaaaacaaaatgagcaCAAAAACTTGCATGTCATTACTTACTTCATACCACGCACAACACGATGCAAGAGATTATGTTGACTCGTCCAATTCAACAAGCGGAATGTAAGTCTGTAAGCCTCGTTCAGGCGATGGGATTTGTGAAATTCTGCTATCGCATGAAATGGGACATGCTCTATTTTCATTCTCGACAACCCGCGTTCGATGGGCCGACTGGAAAATTGCACCGTGTGAACACGGCTTTGGAAATACATCTCATGACATGCCTTCTTGTAAGTAACAAAATGTTGGTTTCCATTTCCATTTTGGGATTCATAAGCGATGTAAACAGGACACCATGCGATTCCACAAGAATGCTTCAGTGAGTACAAGCAAAGTCAGAAATATTCGGTTCTACGGCAGTGGTACCCAAGCTGTACAAGCGTCTACCTTGTAATATAACATaatcagcctcgtctgtgcatgtttaaagtttaaatGGGTTAAGTGAGTGAAATTTATAAAGATGGTCGCATACCTATTCAAATTTTAGAATctttttaacactataaatagtacacaCGAGTcttgtatttactgaaaggcaataattttgAACCCttagtaaatacagaaaatatgatTCGATTAGCGAATGTGGATGTTTTTGGCAATGCACGTCTGGGACGATACTTCACTGGCCGCGGCAAGGACATGCCAAAAGACCTGGTTAATTACACCTAAACACTTCTCGTCATAGGGCTGAaatattaagtacgacgtaaaatctcaagcatacatatacatgtatacatgcatatttttcaaTGCTACATTCTTTTAATGGATGCATGTTGAGATTGTGTAATTCAGTCGCTATATATAGGACAAACTTGGAgtgcgcagtctaacgttcattGGGAACCACCTGTCTACCACCAATATAGTCGGCCCTGCATGACGACACCTTCGCTCCGATATTGTTTCGAAGTCGCTAGCTATACAGTATAGTTACACAATAGCGTGTACATAACGTTTGGAAGTTCATTTGTGATTTTCATAAAAGTCGCTGTTCAACCTTGGATAACCTGGCTTTCTCATCCTAGCTCCCAACCTAATTTATCTTGCCAAATTTTTCGCAGATATATGCCTTTTTCTATTCGAGTGATATAAACTGCCCTTTCTTTGATTCTATCCCTTTCTATGAACCCGTTGTATATTGCAATAATCTTTTAAGTCGCTACATCTGATAAAAACAGTATTACACTCTTAAAGAACGCACAGGCCTACTGTTCCTCTGCTCTGTGTCAAAAATGATTTACACTTTAGAGATTGATGTAGTTTtataatgtacaatgtaggtctAATCCTAATACACAAATTTAGGTGGATGTACATTTTTGCCACACTATTGTGTACCAGTCGTTCGTACACTAGTCACAAAGAGCGTGCTTTCTGATCTGTTGGAATAGCAGTttgatggggttttttttaacctgAAAGACAGTAACCCGCACCTGCAATTCCCATCGGCGGATTTAAGTCTGGGATTGTAACCTGCTATTTTACAGTTGGTTCAGGAAtgtgttgttcaaaactgtatcAAAGTTAAACCAGGCTTTAATACCAGTATCATCCCAATGCAAAGGAAATGGCATTTTTGTCTCGACCAGAGTGACGGTGCTTTGCGTGATCATGCGTAGAGTGACAGTGCTTGGCGTGATCATGCGTAGAGTGACAGTGCTTGGCGTGATCGCGCGTACAATGACAGGGCTAGGCGTGATCGCGCGTATAGTGACAGTGCTTGGCGTGATCGCGCGTAGAGCGACAGGGCTTGGCGTGATCATGCGTAAAGTGACAGTGCTTGGCGTGATCATGCGCAGAATGACAGTGCTTGGCATGATCATGCGCAGAATGACAGTGCTTGGCGTGATCATGCGCAGAGTGGCAGTGCTTGGCGTGATCGCGCATAGAGTGACAGTGCGTGGCGTGATCGCGCGTAGAGTGACAGTGCGTGGCGTGTTCGTACGTAGAGTGACAGTGCGTGGGGTGATGGTACGTGGAGGGACAGTACGTGTAATTTAGAACTTGAAATTCAACAAATTGTCCATCACTTGTCAAAATTGCCCAATATGTGGTCATCTGTGACTCAATTGCCCATCACTTCCAATATCTGGTCATCTGATACTGGTTACACTGCTTATGTATCCAATTATATTTCTGTCAGTGTGATAGGCTGTGGTTCTTGCTTTTTCAATGTCCAGGAGATTACATATTTCCTTGAAAGCAGTTTGACACTCTGTCAGAATGGAGATTCTCTGGTGTGTCATATCTTATGACTGAATTATTAACGAGAATTCAAGCACCTGTCTTTGCCTTTTGGTTTCGAAGGGGTCACGTTTTTCATCACTTAGTAAAGGCGTTTTGGGCGACCAGGATGTAGATTTTACCTTTGACAGTGGTAAGGGACCAACTATGTCGATGTGAACTCTTTCGTTTGGACGGTCCTCACGCATTGACGCTAAGATGGACTCAATGTTCACTGAATGTTAATAGAGCCAATGTTTTACGTCTAGTAACACAGTAGTATGGTTCTCCAGACTGTTCCTTACGCTATCATTCTGAGCAAAACTCCTCCAATTACTGCATATCACTTGCGTTGGTATCTAATACAAGCACACTGGTGCTACCCCCGAAGTCCGGATATGCCAACATGGGTAGTTTCATCAGACACTATACTTTGGCTGGTAAAATGCTGTTTACTGACAAAGGGTCCACTGATAGACTGCCCCTTTGCGGGTGAGACTATACAGAGTTTCTGTAATCTATGCAAAGCTCGGTAAAAACTATTGTAGCACGTGGTGAGTCCCGGAAAACTTCTGTGGTTCGTAATGTTCGTTGGGACTTGCCAATCAAGTACTTCTGCAGCCTTTTCTGGATCAGCCTTTATATCGTTGTAGCTCACAACGTGCCTCAGAAAACTTACACGATTCTGAAGAAGTTAGTCGTAGGTTTCTTAGGAAACACAGAACGAAGTCTGTCCAAATGTTGGTCAATGTTggattcaaataccataaagtCATCTGAATAGATGAGGCAATATTTCCAGTTAACGTCATCCAGCGCTATATTCTTTAATGGCACAAACGATCCCGGTACATTGGTCACGCCAAATGGTATAGCTTGCCATTCACTGTCCTCAAAACGTCACAAATGCGGTTTTATGGCGGTCGGATGACTTCATGCTGGTTGCCTGTAACCGCTAGCCCAATCGAGACAAACCACGTGGAACACTCAGTGCCTCGAGTGTGTCGTCTATTTGT
Above is a window of Liolophura sinensis isolate JHLJ2023 chromosome 7, CUHK_Ljap_v2, whole genome shotgun sequence DNA encoding:
- the LOC135470255 gene encoding transketolase-like; translation: MPSVNQLSEEKAQLLNDIANTLRVHSIRSTNIAGSGHPTTCCSAAEMMSVLFFHTMKYKVEKPRDPSSDRFVLSKGHAAPILYAAWAEAGLFPVGDLDKLRKTGCDLEGHPTPRLDFVDVATGSLGQGLSCAAGMAYTGKYFDKASYRVYCLLGDGETAEGSVWEALAFCSYYKLDNIVAVFDINRLGQSDPTSVQHDMDCYKIRLEALGWNVVVVDGHDVSALAKALEDTKSISGKPCAVLGKTFKGRGVPGVEDQMNFHGKPLGEKGEVAIAELKKLIKNPGPYKITPPAPTDDAKEVKNSKITLSEPPNYQMGDVLPIRNSYGTALVKIAKNSDQIVALDGDMKNSTFSQKLADVYPNRFVECFIAEQNMVGVAVGCGTRGRTIPFASTFACFLTRAFDQIRMAAISQANIKFCGSHCGVSIGEDGPSQMALEDIAMFRSIPGSTVFYPSDSVAIERAVELAANTTGICFIRATRPVTPIIYKNDEVFQVGQAKVVRQSPDDKVTVIGAGITLSEAMKAADKLAASGVKITVVDPFTIKPLDVDTIKEAAKKTGGRIVVVEDHYPEGGIGEAVSMALGCCRDIVIRHLAVRDVPRSGKPVELLELFGINDDAIVKAVNQILKE